A genomic window from Lotus japonicus ecotype B-129 chromosome 1, LjGifu_v1.2 includes:
- the LOC130729882 gene encoding arabinogalactan protein 21-like, with translation MEGLKMNVLFTLVVAVLVMAASGVSAAEAPAPSPTSDATTLFVPAAFASFVALAFGFLF, from the coding sequence ATGGAGGGTTTGAAGATGAATGTGTTGTTCACACTAGTGGTTGCCGTTTTGGTAATGGCGGCGAGTGGCGTCTCAGCCGCTGAGGCACCAGCtccaagtcccacatcggatgCTACTACTCTTTTTGTTCCAGCTGCTTTTGCTTCTTTTGTTGCTCTTGCTTTTGGCTTTCTCTTCTGA
- the LOC130729883 gene encoding uncharacterized protein LOC130729883 has product MDSNDWVLLSDDGSLDGGDENQIFLGKSNPESKSDFDMNYFYCTSPKSRDSSTTTTQLLHDDPILLFVPHIGNKVENTEDDDHVGDNSADTTSEKIKGAVVVEADQQETVDTVSVSQFLLQLENNFADMKMDSPKSSPTVLFPPPLDDAGAMKSEDKGEAMEVMVSPRMKVENEMTTMDCVREEGDHTDGFNFWKWSLTGVGAICSFGVAAATICVLVFGSKQRNKFHQNHKIQFQIYTDDKRIKQVVQQATKLNKAIAATRGIPLSRAHITYGGFYEAL; this is encoded by the exons ATGGATAGTAACGATTGGGTACTCCTTTCTGATGATGGCTCCCTTGATGGTGGTGATGAGAATCAGATTTTCCTGGGAAAATCAAACCCAGAATCAAAAAGTGATTTTGACATGAATTACTTCTACTGCACCTCACCAAAATCAAGGGATTCTTCCACAACCACAACACAACTTCTCCATGATGATCCaattctattatttgtaccccATATTGGGAACAAAGTAGAAAACACTGAGGATGATGATCATGTTGGAGACAACTCAGCAGACACCACCTCTGAGAAAATCAAAGGAGCTGTTGTTGTGGAAGCTGATCAACAAGAAACTGTTGACACTGTTTCTGTTTCACAGTTTCTCTTGCAGCTGGAAAATAATTTTGCCGACATGAAAATGGATTCTCCAAAGTCCAGTCCTACAGTACtgtttcctcctcctcttgatgATGCAGGTGCTATGAAATCTGAGGACAAAGGTGAGGCTATGGAGGTTATGGTCTCTCCTAGAATGAAGGTTGAGAATGAAATGACTACCATGGACTGTGTCAGAGAAGAGGGGGACCACACTGATGGTTTCAATTTCTGGAAGTGGAGCTTGACAGGGGTTGGAGCTATCTGTTCTTTTGGTGTTGCTGCTGCCACAATCTGTGTGCTGGTTTTTGGAAGCAAGCAAAGGAACAAATTCCACCAGAACCATAAGATTCAGTTCCAGATCTACACTGATGACAAG AGGATTAAGCAAGTGGTACAGCAAGCAACCAAATTGAATAAAGCAATTGCGGCAACAAGGGGTATTCCACTGAGCAGAGCTCACATAACATATGGTGGTTTCTATGAAGCTCTTTGA
- the LOC130729884 gene encoding uncharacterized protein LOC130729884: protein MDTTNDWVLLSDDGSLDGGDENQIFLGKSNPESKSDFDMNYFYCTSPKSRDSSTTQLLHDDPIQFVENTEDDHVGDNSDTTSEKIKAVVVEADEQETLSVSQFFLQLENKFADMKMDSPKSSPRVLFPPPLDAGALKFEDKGEAMEVMVSPRRKVENEMATMDCDREEVDPTDGFNFWKWSLTGVGAICSFGVAAATICVLVFGSQQKNKFHQNHKIQFQIYTDDKRIKQVVQQATKLNEAIAATRGIPLSRAHITYGGYYEAL, encoded by the exons ATGGATACTACTAATGATTGGGTGCTCCTTTCTGATGATGGCTCCCTTGATGGTGGTGATGAGAATCAGATTTTCCTGGGAAAATCAAACCCAGAATCAAAAAGTGATTTTGACATGAATTACTTCTACTGCACCTCACCAAAATCAAGGGATTCTTCCACAACACAACTTCTCCATGATGATCCAATTCAATTTGTAGAAAACACTGAGGATGATCATGTTGGAGACAACTCAGACACCACCTCTGAGAAAATCAAAGCTGTTGTTGTGGAAGCTGATGAACAAGAAACTCTTTCTGTTTCACAGTTTTTCTTGCAGTTAGAAAATAAATTTGCCGACATGAAAATGGATTCTCCAAAATCCAGTCCTAGAGTATtgtttcctcctcctcttgatgCAGGTGCCTTGAAATTTGAGGACAAAGGTGAGGCTATGGAGGTTATGGTCTCTCCTAGAAGGAAGGTTGAGAATGAAATGGCTACCATGGACTGTGACAGAGAAGAGGTGGACCCCACTGATGGTTTCAATTTCTGGAAGTGGAGCTTGACAGGGGTTGGAGCTATCTGTTCTTTTGGTGTTGCTGCTGCCACCATCTGTGTGCTGGTTTTTGGAAGCCAGCAAAAGAACAAATTCCATCAGAACCATAAGATTCAGTTCCAGATCTACACTGATGACAAG AGGATTAAGCAAGTGGTACAGCAAGCAACCAAATTGAATGAAGCAATTGCGGCAACAAGGGGTATTCCACTTAGCAGAGCTCACATAACCTATGGTGGTTATTATGAAGCACTTTGA